A region of Pseudomonas putida DNA encodes the following proteins:
- a CDS encoding site-specific integrase has translation MCALNTGYRTMTDIERYVRAATRDNTRRSYQAAIDHFETQWGGFLPATPERIARYLADHAEQHAVSTLRQRLAALSQWHVSQGFPDPTKAPLVRQVLRGIRTLHPTPPKQAAPLLLQHLQTAVQCFEDEARQARECHDLTALRRARRDTALLLLGFWRGFRGDELARLRVEHIQAEAGVGITLFLPRSKGDREALGVQHRTPALKALCPVTAYLQWLEVAGIAHGPVFRKLDRWGNLSDAPLNSNSLVGLLRRMLERAGVPAALYTGHSLRRGFATWATANGWELKSLMSYVGWKDAKSALRYIDSAQRFGELAVLPASQVHNLIP, from the coding sequence GTGTGTGCACTGAATACCGGCTACCGCACCATGACCGACATCGAGCGCTATGTCCGCGCCGCCACCCGCGATAACACGCGGCGCAGCTACCAGGCTGCCATTGACCATTTCGAAACCCAATGGGGCGGTTTCTTGCCGGCCACCCCCGAGCGTATCGCCCGCTACCTGGCCGACCACGCCGAACAGCATGCCGTGAGCACGTTGCGCCAACGCCTTGCGGCGCTGAGCCAATGGCATGTCAGCCAGGGCTTCCCCGACCCGACCAAGGCACCGCTGGTGCGCCAGGTGCTGCGCGGCATCCGCACCCTGCACCCGACACCGCCAAAGCAGGCCGCACCGCTGTTGCTGCAGCATCTGCAAACCGCCGTGCAGTGCTTCGAGGACGAAGCCCGCCAGGCGCGTGAATGTCACGACCTGACCGCCCTGCGCCGGGCACGCCGCGACACTGCACTGCTGTTGCTGGGGTTCTGGCGAGGGTTTCGGGGTGATGAACTGGCACGCCTGCGCGTCGAGCATATCCAGGCTGAAGCCGGTGTCGGCATCACCTTGTTCCTGCCGCGCAGCAAGGGCGATCGCGAAGCGCTTGGCGTGCAGCACCGCACGCCGGCACTCAAGGCGTTGTGCCCCGTCACCGCGTACCTGCAATGGCTCGAAGTGGCCGGCATCGCCCATGGCCCGGTGTTTCGCAAGCTCGACCGCTGGGGCAACCTCAGCGACGCGCCGCTCAACAGCAACAGCCTGGTCGGCCTGCTCAGGCGCATGCTGGAGCGCGCCGGGGTACCGGCGGCGTTATACACCGGCCACTCCCTGCGCCGCGGTTTCGCCACCTGGGCCACGGCCAACGGTTGGGAGCTGAAATCGTTGATGAGTTATGTGGGCTGGAAAGACGCCAAGTCGGCGCTGCGCTATATCGACTCGGCGCAGCGCTTTGGCGAACTGGCGGTGTTACCGGCCAGCCAGGTGCATAACCTCATTCCTTGA
- a CDS encoding putative bifunctional diguanylate cyclase/phosphodiesterase, protein MIRRSLSSAGLLRLLILMLCAATLAFLWGLHFSQKAAARQDALSAKAAEHLNLASIVAQSLRQLVDRAQVVGRVTQGDLKALHQGNTSLARLLAEDPLFKRMSLYDRHGRRVSASHADDAATLPEDWLRQLQLHVARYGFKPFLPSVEAPGPFSAMPSWRLPFVLPLTDLPGREIDSILVVQLDIGYLAVLFQHIDLGSTGVMRLLQDDGQERLRIDSSGLVVAADTLEPELPQAGPDAGALTQYAPGGPYQSLFRRVAERGFSVVVSQRYEEILAPSTLAYARQFWLNLSMTLMILASLLWTLRLLRKRQEAFSALVQAQQVNQQLIGRLEDEHRRSSHAAATDHLSGLHNRRQFVEVAGLALTRQRGQRRLMAILFIDMDRFKSINDSLGHKIGDLLLQAVAGRIQRLLEPGDEASRFGGDEFVVLLAGQRTEEQINAWVRELVHKLSATYALDGQEVNTSPSVGVSICPRDGQEIDSLIRCADAAMYSAKQAGRAQYRFFDPSLNLTDIHAFTLEQAFGAALAERQFVLHYQPQIRLDTHQVLGYEALVRWDHPEFGLLYPDRFIDLAERSGFIIELGWEVLRLACEELARWHVQGRDARLAVNVSALQLRQADFSTRLLSKLQRHAIAPQRLELEITETTILDPEGTAVGHLHRLRDAGLGISLDDFGRGYAGFAHLHSLPLSKLKIDRSLIAPLSNSHDDSPIVSSTIILAKRLGLEVVAEGVETREQVVCLKLAGCDIAQGYHFSRPLSPAQLLDYPPFNGSEELVFAGSPANTGKVAAIGHGA, encoded by the coding sequence GTGATTCGCCGTTCGCTCTCTTCCGCCGGCCTTCTGCGCCTGTTGATCCTGATGCTTTGTGCAGCCACCCTGGCCTTTCTCTGGGGGCTGCACTTCTCGCAGAAGGCCGCCGCGCGCCAGGATGCGCTGTCCGCCAAGGCCGCCGAACACCTGAACCTGGCCAGCATCGTCGCGCAGAGCCTGCGCCAGTTGGTCGACCGCGCCCAGGTCGTGGGGCGCGTCACCCAGGGCGACCTGAAAGCGCTGCACCAGGGCAACACCAGCCTGGCCCGGCTGCTTGCCGAAGACCCGCTGTTCAAACGCATGAGCCTATATGACCGGCACGGTCGGCGGGTGTCGGCCAGCCATGCCGATGACGCCGCGACACTGCCTGAAGACTGGCTGCGCCAGTTGCAGTTGCACGTTGCCCGATACGGCTTCAAACCCTTCCTGCCCAGTGTCGAGGCGCCTGGCCCATTCAGCGCCATGCCCAGTTGGCGACTGCCCTTCGTGTTGCCGCTGACCGACTTGCCGGGCCGTGAAATCGACAGCATCCTCGTGGTGCAACTGGACATCGGTTACCTGGCGGTACTGTTCCAGCACATCGACCTGGGCAGCACCGGCGTGATGCGCCTGCTTCAAGACGATGGCCAGGAACGCCTGCGCATCGATAGCAGTGGCCTGGTGGTGGCCGCCGATACCCTGGAACCCGAGCTGCCGCAAGCGGGGCCAGACGCGGGGGCACTGACACAGTACGCACCCGGCGGCCCCTACCAGAGCCTGTTCCGGCGGGTTGCCGAACGCGGCTTCAGCGTGGTGGTCAGCCAACGCTACGAAGAGATTCTCGCGCCATCGACCTTGGCATACGCCCGGCAGTTCTGGCTAAACCTGAGCATGACCCTGATGATTCTCGCCAGCCTGCTCTGGACCCTGCGCCTGCTGCGCAAGCGCCAGGAGGCGTTCAGTGCCCTGGTACAGGCGCAGCAGGTCAACCAGCAACTGATCGGGCGGCTTGAAGACGAACACCGACGCAGCAGCCATGCCGCGGCCACCGATCACCTCAGCGGCCTGCACAACCGCCGCCAGTTCGTCGAAGTCGCAGGGCTTGCGCTCACCCGGCAACGGGGCCAGCGCCGACTGATGGCGATCCTGTTCATCGACATGGACCGCTTCAAGTCGATCAACGATTCGCTCGGGCACAAGATTGGCGACCTGCTGCTGCAAGCCGTGGCCGGGCGTATCCAGCGCCTGCTGGAGCCAGGCGACGAAGCGTCGCGCTTTGGCGGTGACGAGTTCGTGGTCTTGCTGGCCGGCCAGCGCACTGAAGAGCAGATCAACGCCTGGGTACGTGAACTGGTGCACAAGCTCTCGGCCACCTATGCCCTGGATGGCCAGGAGGTCAACACCAGCCCCAGTGTCGGTGTCAGCATTTGCCCACGCGATGGCCAGGAGATCGACAGCCTGATCCGCTGCGCCGATGCCGCGATGTATTCGGCCAAGCAGGCGGGACGCGCCCAGTACCGCTTCTTCGACCCCTCGCTGAACCTCACCGACATCCACGCCTTCACCCTCGAACAGGCCTTCGGCGCAGCCCTGGCAGAGCGTCAGTTCGTACTGCACTACCAACCGCAGATCCGCCTTGATACCCACCAGGTGCTGGGCTACGAGGCACTGGTGCGCTGGGACCACCCAGAATTCGGCCTGCTCTACCCGGACCGCTTCATCGACCTGGCCGAGCGCAGCGGCTTCATCATCGAGCTCGGCTGGGAAGTGCTGCGTCTGGCCTGTGAGGAATTGGCCCGTTGGCACGTTCAGGGCCGTGATGCTCGCCTGGCGGTCAATGTCTCGGCGCTGCAGTTGCGCCAGGCAGACTTCAGCACCCGGCTGCTCAGCAAACTGCAGAGGCACGCCATTGCCCCGCAACGGTTGGAACTGGAGATCACCGAAACCACCATCCTCGACCCCGAGGGCACGGCGGTCGGCCACCTGCACCGCCTGCGCGACGCTGGCCTGGGCATCAGCCTGGACGATTTCGGGCGTGGCTATGCGGGGTTTGCGCACTTGCATTCACTGCCGTTGAGCAAGCTGAAAATCGACCGGTCGCTGATTGCGCCGCTGTCCAACAGCCATGACGACAGCCCGATCGTCTCTTCCACCATCATCCTGGCCAAACGCCTGGGCCTTGAGGTGGTGGCCGAAGGCGTGGAAACCCGCGAACAAGTGGTGTGCCTGAAGCTCGCGGGTTGCGACATTGCTCAGGGGTATCACTTCAGCCGGCCGCTGTCGCCGGCGCAATTGCTCGACTACCCACCCTTCAACGGCAGCGAGGAGCTGGTGTTCGCGGGTTCACCCGCGAACACCGGCAAAGTCGCTGCCATAGGCCATGGCGCATAA
- a CDS encoding glycerate kinase, giving the protein MKIVIAPDSFKDSLDAAGVARAIATGLADVWPDAELVQCPMADGGEGTMDAILAASQGEWRRQTVRGPLGQTVEAGWGWLAQSRTAIIEMAQASGLQLVPTRQRDACLSSTWGTGELIAAALAAGARRIVLAIGGSATNDGGSGMLRALGLRLLDAEGQALEEGGLALARLARIDASDLDPRLAEVQVEVAADVDNPLCGANGASAIFGPQKGASPQQVQALDQALGHFADHCARLLGEDVRNFPGCGAAGGMGFAAKAFMGAQFRPGVEVVAELAGLDALVQGADLVVTGEGRFDAQTLRGKTPMGVARVAKRHGVPVVVLAGTLGEGYQQLYAHGIDAAFALVNGPMSLEQACANAAELLQARAGDIGRLWRCALEARATGSTGSAGCR; this is encoded by the coding sequence ATGAAGATCGTCATCGCCCCCGACTCGTTCAAGGACAGCCTCGATGCTGCCGGTGTCGCCCGCGCCATTGCCACGGGCCTGGCCGACGTGTGGCCGGATGCCGAGCTTGTCCAATGCCCCATGGCCGATGGCGGTGAAGGCACCATGGACGCCATTCTGGCTGCCAGCCAGGGCGAATGGCGGCGCCAGACCGTGCGTGGGCCGTTGGGGCAAACTGTCGAAGCCGGTTGGGGCTGGCTGGCGCAGAGCCGCACCGCAATCATCGAGATGGCCCAGGCCAGTGGCCTGCAATTGGTGCCGACCCGGCAGCGCGATGCCTGCCTCAGCAGCACCTGGGGGACTGGCGAGCTGATCGCCGCCGCATTGGCCGCAGGTGCCCGGCGTATCGTTCTGGCTATTGGCGGCAGCGCGACCAATGACGGTGGCAGCGGCATGCTGCGCGCTTTGGGTTTGCGTCTGCTGGATGCTGAGGGGCAAGCGTTGGAGGAGGGTGGCCTGGCCCTGGCAAGGCTGGCGCGCATCGATGCCAGCGACCTGGACCCTCGGCTGGCCGAAGTCCAGGTCGAAGTGGCTGCCGACGTCGACAACCCGCTGTGTGGCGCCAATGGCGCCTCGGCGATCTTCGGCCCGCAAAAAGGGGCAAGCCCGCAACAGGTACAGGCGCTGGACCAGGCGCTGGGGCATTTTGCCGATCACTGTGCGCGGTTGCTGGGTGAGGATGTACGGAACTTCCCCGGCTGTGGCGCCGCAGGCGGCATGGGGTTCGCGGCCAAGGCGTTCATGGGGGCGCAGTTCCGCCCAGGTGTGGAGGTGGTGGCAGAGCTGGCAGGCCTTGACGCGCTGGTGCAGGGCGCCGACCTGGTGGTGACCGGCGAGGGGCGCTTTGACGCCCAGACCTTGCGCGGCAAGACGCCGATGGGGGTGGCGCGGGTCGCCAAGCGCCATGGTGTACCGGTGGTGGTGCTTGCCGGTACGCTGGGGGAGGGGTATCAGCAGCTGTATGCCCACGGTATCGATGCGGCCTTTGCCTTGGTCAACGGGCCGATGAGCCTGGAGCAGGCGTGTGCCAACGCCGCTGAGTTGCTGCAGGCGCGCGCCGGTGATATCGGCAGGCTGTGGCGCTGCGCGTTGGAGGCGCGGGCTACAGGATCAACGGGTTCTGCAGGGTGTCGCTGA
- a CDS encoding SMP-30/gluconolactonase/LRE family protein, which produces MTQAPEELKPEWVTPGVLYLASSLCRDTGYILRASNGQFTATRFTENSGVSYPRDLARVQAGNLKEVAERWSRIKECHYVPAKVANTQADLGESPVWDARSGALYFVDISDGRINRLNPDGEVESLYESAARIGALALTDKGNLIFTEDASVAILDVNARKVRQYSVPVHPRATYRFNDGACDPQGRFVSGLMDEAPSGKTGALLRFDAALSDEVIHDGMALPNGLAWSEDGHTVYFVDSVARSIYRADYLAEGRLAEVVLFAETPAELGRPDGIALDREGGLWVCQFNGSCLLRFDRNGHLTDQVVMPVPRPTSCCFGGEGMTTLYITTARFGMNPVELRHYPDAGDLYAIRPEIAGVHRHAFKE; this is translated from the coding sequence GTGACCCAGGCACCGGAAGAGCTCAAGCCCGAGTGGGTCACCCCAGGGGTGTTGTACCTGGCCAGTTCGCTGTGCCGCGACACCGGCTACATCCTGCGCGCCAGCAACGGGCAGTTCACCGCCACCCGTTTCACCGAGAACAGCGGCGTCAGTTACCCGCGCGACCTGGCGCGGGTACAAGCGGGCAACCTCAAGGAGGTGGCCGAACGCTGGAGCCGCATCAAGGAATGCCACTATGTGCCAGCCAAGGTCGCCAACACCCAGGCCGATCTGGGCGAGAGCCCGGTCTGGGACGCGCGCAGCGGCGCACTGTACTTCGTCGACATCTCCGATGGGCGCATCAACCGGCTGAACCCGGACGGCGAAGTCGAGAGCCTCTATGAATCGGCTGCCCGCATTGGCGCCCTGGCATTGACCGACAAGGGCAACCTGATTTTCACCGAAGATGCCAGCGTTGCCATTCTTGACGTGAATGCGCGCAAGGTGCGCCAGTATTCCGTGCCGGTTCACCCGCGCGCCACCTACCGTTTCAACGATGGCGCCTGCGACCCTCAAGGGCGTTTTGTCAGCGGCCTGATGGACGAAGCCCCAAGCGGCAAGACCGGTGCCTTGTTGCGTTTCGATGCAGCGTTAAGCGACGAGGTGATCCACGATGGCATGGCACTGCCCAATGGCCTGGCCTGGTCTGAAGATGGGCACACCGTGTATTTCGTCGACTCTGTCGCCCGCTCGATCTACCGCGCCGACTACCTGGCGGAAGGCCGCTTGGCCGAAGTCGTGCTGTTTGCCGAAACCCCCGCGGAGCTGGGGCGCCCGGATGGCATTGCGCTGGATCGTGAGGGCGGGTTGTGGGTGTGCCAGTTCAATGGCAGTTGCCTGCTGCGGTTCGACCGCAATGGCCACCTGACCGACCAGGTGGTGATGCCGGTGCCACGCCCGACCAGCTGCTGCTTTGGTGGCGAGGGCATGACGACCCTGTACATCACCACCGCGCGTTTCGGCATGAACCCTGTTGAACTGCGGCATTACCCGGATGCCGGGGACCTGTATGCCATTCGCCCGGAAATCGCTGGCGTCCACCGCCACGCCTTCAAGGAATGA
- a CDS encoding sugar diacid recognition domain-containing protein produces the protein MFELDHDLAQDIVDRAMAILPCNVNVMDSQGLILGSGEPERINTRHEGAQLVLANGRIAELDVDAAKCLKGVQPGVNLPLMLDGRLMGVLGLTGDPQQLRTYGELVRMTAEMLLAQRHLQVEQQWRRQRCDDLLALLLGGSGDSPRLLDEARQLGLKPQLARVPCLFELASGPPAETLSSWLMSRYPDSWCVSPARQSLLWCRPAGLVLDEARLLERLQRHGWQVERLALGGVAQSLEQLRRGYRRVRDLLAYGRAVLPGERLLSLDRYRLPALLWRHRNDDALDELLEPLQRIRAKDSSGQLIATLRAWCAHDGQSQACADALGIHRNSLRYRLERIAELGEVDPLRMEGMLSLYLALQLLPTA, from the coding sequence ATGTTCGAACTCGACCATGACCTGGCTCAGGATATCGTTGATCGGGCCATGGCCATCCTGCCCTGCAACGTCAATGTCATGGACAGCCAGGGGTTGATCCTTGGCAGTGGCGAGCCCGAGCGCATCAATACCCGTCACGAGGGCGCGCAGCTGGTGTTGGCCAACGGCCGGATCGCCGAGCTCGACGTGGACGCGGCGAAGTGCCTCAAAGGCGTGCAACCGGGGGTAAACCTGCCGCTGATGCTCGATGGTCGGCTGATGGGGGTGCTGGGCCTTACCGGCGACCCTCAGCAGTTGCGTACCTATGGCGAACTGGTGCGGATGACCGCTGAAATGCTCCTGGCCCAGCGCCACCTGCAGGTAGAACAGCAATGGCGGCGACAACGTTGTGACGACTTGCTGGCCTTGCTGCTGGGCGGCAGCGGCGATTCGCCCCGGCTGCTGGACGAGGCCCGACAGTTGGGCCTGAAACCGCAGTTGGCGAGGGTACCCTGCCTGTTCGAACTGGCGTCGGGGCCACCTGCCGAAACCTTGTCGTCCTGGCTGATGAGCCGCTACCCGGACAGCTGGTGCGTAAGCCCCGCACGCCAGTCGTTGCTGTGGTGCCGCCCGGCGGGCCTGGTGCTGGACGAAGCGCGGCTGCTGGAGCGCCTGCAGCGTCACGGCTGGCAGGTTGAGCGCTTGGCCCTTGGTGGCGTGGCGCAAAGCCTGGAACAGTTGCGCCGAGGGTATCGCAGAGTGCGCGATCTGCTGGCCTATGGGCGAGCGGTGCTGCCAGGCGAACGCCTGCTCAGCCTCGACCGCTACCGGCTACCTGCCTTGCTGTGGCGCCATCGCAACGACGATGCGCTGGATGAGCTGCTCGAACCGCTGCAACGTATCCGCGCCAAGGATTCCAGCGGTCAGCTGATTGCCACCTTGCGTGCCTGGTGCGCCCATGATGGTCAGAGCCAGGCCTGTGCCGATGCCCTGGGCATTCACCGCAACAGCCTGCGCTATCGGCTGGAACGGATTGCCGAACTTGGCGAAGTCGACCCGCTACGGATGGAAGGCATGCTCAGCCTGTACCTGGCGTTGCAACTGCTGCCGACCGCGTAA
- a CDS encoding LysR family transcriptional regulator has translation MIETRLLRQFIAVAEELHFHKAAIRLHMAQPPLSQAINRLEEKLGFSLFLRNKRAVKLTAAGMAFLDTAYRTLKELEQGIEYARNVSQGICGKLTITAISIAYYESLLTTLRRFREVYPNVRLTIREMPSASQAKALLAGEADIGFMRKLAMPPDTIESRLLLNEQIIMALPASHARAHQPLVDLRDFAEEDFVFTPQALGSGYHSQLIALCESAGFYPKVVQEAAQIHTLIGLVACGFGVALVPESIAYSTLRERVQFRPIRPIKGQPTPTMGLYMNWNTQNASPALGSFITMLEQGAPKRFSDTLQNPLIL, from the coding sequence ATGATCGAGACACGTTTGCTCAGGCAGTTCATTGCCGTGGCTGAGGAACTGCACTTCCACAAGGCCGCCATTCGCCTGCACATGGCGCAACCGCCCCTGAGCCAAGCGATCAACCGCCTTGAAGAAAAACTCGGTTTCAGCCTGTTCCTGCGCAACAAGCGCGCGGTCAAGCTGACCGCCGCCGGCATGGCCTTCCTGGACACCGCCTATCGCACGCTCAAGGAACTGGAACAAGGCATCGAATACGCGCGCAATGTGTCGCAAGGCATCTGCGGCAAGCTGACCATCACAGCCATCTCCATCGCGTACTACGAGTCGCTGCTCACCACCTTGCGCAGGTTCCGCGAGGTCTACCCGAATGTGCGCCTGACCATTCGTGAGATGCCCTCAGCCTCCCAGGCCAAGGCCTTGTTGGCCGGCGAAGCCGACATCGGTTTCATGCGCAAGCTGGCGATGCCACCCGACACCATCGAGTCGCGCTTGTTGCTCAACGAGCAGATCATCATGGCCCTGCCCGCCAGCCACGCCAGGGCACATCAGCCGCTGGTCGACCTGCGCGACTTCGCCGAAGAGGACTTTGTCTTCACCCCACAAGCCCTGGGCAGTGGCTACCACAGCCAGCTGATCGCCCTGTGCGAATCGGCCGGTTTCTACCCCAAGGTGGTCCAGGAAGCGGCGCAGATCCACACCCTGATCGGCCTGGTGGCCTGTGGCTTTGGCGTGGCCCTGGTGCCCGAGTCGATTGCCTATTCCACGCTGCGTGAGCGTGTGCAGTTCCGCCCGATCCGCCCAATCAAGGGCCAGCCCACTCCGACCATGGGCCTGTACATGAACTGGAACACCCAGAACGCCTCGCCAGCCCTGGGCAGTTTCATCACCATGCTCGAGCAGGGCGCGCCGAAGCGCTTCAGCGACACCCTGCAGAACCCGTTGATCCTGTAG